The genomic stretch TGCAGAATGAAAATCAAGCTGGCCTTAATCACTGCCAATGCTTGAGGATTCCAGTCTCCATTTAAAACCTGCACACAATCAGCAAGGGATTTGATAACGAAAGGAGCATCTAGAAGATTGTTGAACCAACGCCACAAATTGACTGCAAAAGAACAATAAAAAATAGGTGATTGGAGTTTTCCTCATTGCTATCACACAACATGCATTTTGATGGGAAGAAAAGACCCCTCAAAGTTGGGTTTTCATCAGTATGTATTTTGTTATGCATAAGCCTCCAAACAACCATTAAATGAGTAGGAGCAGAGTCAATGTCCCAAGGAAATGATTTCCATTTATCAAACTTGTCAGCTTTTTTTATCATCTCATAAGCAATCTTAATAGATAGTTTGCCATTTTCCACATTCCTCCAAGCAAAAGCATCTTCAGAGTCTAAATTTGAAATGGAATAGGATTTGATTGTTTCAAGAAGAGAATGCATTGAAAGCAAGATGTTGTCATGAAAAGACCAAGCATTGTTCTTCCAGCAATCAACAACTTTTGTAGTGATCTTAACATGAAATTTACATGGAATCCTGTATTTAAAAGCCAGATTTTCCCCTGTCCAATTATCCAACCAGAAATTAACTTTCTTGCCATTTCCAAGAATCCACACACTATTCTCAATCACAGTGTTATGCCAATCCTTAAGCCATTTCCACAGAAAAGACTTGATCGAGTATTTGATAATTCTCCCATTTCTAAAGACCCTAGCAGCCAAGAGAGCTGACCACGATAGACTTTTATTGAGAAAATGCAAGTAGAGGTGAAGGTTGGTTGCCTTGTTGTAATGCTTCAGAGAAATGATGGCAATCCCTCCTTCAGTTTCCTTGGTACATCATTTTCTCAAGGCTACAATCACCAGCTTCCTCTTCTCAACGTTACCACTCCAAGTGAAATTTTTAGTCCAACCTTCTATACTTTTTATAATGCTCGAGGGCCAATCATAAATGGTTATGTTGTGCACCATTATGCTTTGAATAACAATTCTGACTAATAGGACTCTTCCAGCCATTGAAAGAAGGTTAGCCTTCCACGTTGCTAATTTGAGTCTGATATTACCTGCAAGAGGAAGAAAGTCAGAGGCTTTAGGCTTACCAACAAATGTGGGAACACCAAGATAGACAAAATGAGGAGTGGCCTTGGAAAAGCCTATAATTTGAGCAAGCATGCGGTGTCTATTCATTGACAAACCCCTAACATAGATAATGGATTTATCTCCATTGCATATTTGACTAGAGTTTAGAGCATACTCCTTTAGGAGATTAGAAATGGAAGTAAGAGATTTACAACCCCCCTGTAAAGAATCATgatgtcatccgcaaattgagtATGAGATGGAACAATACAATATCTATTGGCTTTAGTGAGGTTAAGCATATTGTTTGCACCAGATAAATGATGCCTCTGCTGAGCACATCTTCAGCCAAATAGAAAAGAAAGGGTGAGAGAGGGTCCCAATGTCACCCCATTAGAGCATTTGAAATAACCTACCATCTTGCCATTCACTCCTATAGAAAGAGTTGCAGAATTAAGAATAGCGTGGATCCAACTAGAATTTGTTGTTAAAGCCAAAGCAGTCCATAGTTTTCAATATAAAGTCCCAATTTAAAGAGTAAAAAGCCTTGGAAATGTCAATTTTGAGGGCCACATTACCACTATAGCTTTTATTACCTAAGATGTTAATTGCCTCAGAAGTGAGACAAATTCCATCTTTAATATTTCTACCTGATATAAAGCCCTTCAAACATAGAGGTTCgaattaacattaaaaaaatcaaaaacaaaaaacactACCTTCATATTCAAACAATCATACTTCTAAATTAATTGCCTTAGATTAACcctacatattaaaaaaaaaaagtaacattAAATGATATAGCAATGTTTGAAATCATACATGTGCTTGGATTTGTTtccttaaaaatataatttgcaCACATATGTTCGAAATAATCTCTAAGACATGATTGAGTTTATAAGGTCCATATTAATCTAAAACACATATAAATATGGGTGTCATAGCACAAATACACACAGCTCAAACACAAAATGTCTCAATATGCATATCTCACGTTTGTCTATTTCAAACGGCGAGAAGCCCCTCTTCAACTTATGTTCACATAGATCACTCATCTTATTGATCTAAACTAAATACTAGAGAATATGTATCTAAACAATAGAAAAGTTTGAAAGCTCTGATAACGTTCACCTTTAATAACAACGAAAGAAAGATACAATTCGACAACGTCTTTGAGTTGAAGACAGATGCAGATTTTACTATTAAGTAATGTTCATTTCACTGTTACGAAATAAAATGTCTGATTGAGGGGATGCAAAGATTACGAGATCGACCAAAGACATTCTGAAGTTGTTGAAAAGTTCAACTTGATGATGAAATGTATTGTTACATTTAGGTTAACGATTATCTATGTAATGTTTCGTTTCTAATGAATGTCATAGCAATGAATGAAGTTAATTTATGTTACATTTTTTgcatttatttttggttttttcgTTCTAACAATGTCTGGAAATATATTTTCAGACTTTTCGAGGTTTGGGTACATTTGAGTGTATCTGAAAATGTATTTACAAATTTGAGAAACATTTTAGGATTTTCACAAGTGTGTGTGAGTAACCTTTAGGGTGTAAAAAATAACCCCTTGTATTTTTGTCgcgtaatttttaattattaaaattacattttttttaatttagccTCGTTTTTTAAATCGAAAAGTCTTTGAATTGATTGGATCAACTATGTAAAGAAGTGGTAATAAGTGAGTAATTTGAACCTTGATGATAGCAACattgttatattattttaatggTTCCTTAAACATTATTTATTACTttgaacattattattattattattattattattattattattattattattattattattattattattattattattattattattatctcactcaattaaataattttgtaattttttccattcaaaacaaaaaattaaataatttgttaGTAGCTTAtattaaatgaattttttttacaacGTTAAACAATAAGCAAAATGAGTAatacaaagaaaaacaaaatactcATTATATAAAAGTAAGAAAAAGTCTTCCAAATTTCTTGTTTGATATCCATCTATTCTAGTTTGTCAGAGCCGTACTAGACTACCTCTGATTACACGATGGATATATATATTTCAAACTGAAATCTTCTCCAATACTCTTCTTATAATATATCCTATTATATTACTATTATATTTTCTTCTACTACTTGAAGGCTTCTGTTCTGTCCATATTTATTCTTCTTTGTTTCATAAATTATATCTTGAAATTGATTCTTCTTAGATACACAAGTGCAGATCACCTTCCATTATGGGTATGTGTCTACAACTTCTTCTTCCTATTTTTCTCTACTTCATATCATTTTGTATTGCGTTGTTGAACATTGTTTTATTCATGTTCCAGGGCTTATATTCTTTTATCATTTATACACGTTTTTGGTAAATAATTTTTGCGTTTCTTTAATCAACTGTTTTACATGAATGCAATATTTGAGTTAGTAAAATGGGTGGATGCAACCAGGTAATGAAGATCACTGCAAAAAGATGGTAGAATCTACTACACTCATTAGTGATGATGAACTTGATATTTCTCACAACGTTTCGCCGGATACACAACGTAGTGGAAACATCTCTCTTGCAAAATATTTTGCTGGACAGAAAGGAAAGGACTTGGACCACAATCGTGCGCAAAACAGTGAAAATACCAAGAGGAAACGGAGTTGTAGTGTTGTTATGAGTAAGTCTGATGATGATGATATCAACAACcttagaagaagaaagaagaaagaagctGATGATAGCATAACAGAAGATGGACATAAgaaggaagaaagaagatccaAAAGGGTGAGCATCAGGCCAAAATATCTAGAAGATTACATCACAACAAGCAATGTTAAGAGGAGCTGAGTTGAATAGGCAATGCTCTTGTTGGTTAGACTAGATCTTGCATGATATTTACTAGATTCTTAGTACTAGTACAATTCTCTTATTGTAATGCTATATATAATTCAAAAATGTAATGAAGAAAGCaagtaattaattaatcaatcatttCCTCTCTTGTTTAATTCTTAGGAGGATTTCTAGTCCTCGAAATCTAGAACTATCCTTGCCCTTATCGAAAACTGTAAACAAAAATCGGGACGATGAAACATCTTTCGGTAGACTTCATAAGGTGAAGTATCAGCAAAGTATTCCAGCAAATGATGGTGGCACATTAGAAGAGATATAGTGAGGAAGGTAGCTTGAGTGATCTTATTGTTGATGATGACTTTGAGGTATCTGATTGTAGAGACATGTCGAGATAAGCCTAATAGTGACGCGGAGCCTAATTCGAGTGGCTGGTGAGATTTATTACAAGATAGAACAATGTTTCTTATTAGGAAGATGTATCTGATACGAAAGACAGCGAAATATTTCACTGTGAACATGTTCTGCAGCAGAAAGGGAAAAAATATTGAATCCAATTAATAATGACTAATTCAGCTAGGAAAATTCTGATAAAGGTGAAGATTTCTTATGTGTTGTAACTTGAAAAACGAAACAGGCTCGTAATGTTGTTATAAGTGTTAAGCATAGTAAAGAAAGCTTAGAGTAATCACCTTTTATTGTATTAGCAACTGCCATAAGCATAGTTAGTTAAGTTAGTTATAGTAGTTAGTTGAGTTGTAACTAACTCAGTATTGCTATATATACTTGGCTCTATGCATTGTTGTAAGTTCAGTTGTGTAATAAAGTTTTTTGCCTTTCTCTTTCTCTATTCAAGCTTCTCAGCTTATCATTCATGGCTGCTAGGTAGTGAGTTCACATGGTATCATCGACCTGTGGCTACCCCATTATTGCTTCTTTTCCGCTGCGATCTTATTCACAACTCAGTTCCTTTCTTCTTCCCGATcttctttcctcttcttcttttgcatCATGTCTTCTGATGGCTCTTCTTCCTCTCCGATCAACCATGGCAACAAAGGGTATCAAAATGACACTCTTAATCCTTACTTCATGCATCCCAACGAGAATCCGGCTCTCGTTCTTGTTTCTCCTCTTTTGAATGCCAGCAATTATCATTCTTGGTCTAGATCAATGACAATGGCATTGCGGTCCAAGAACAAACTTCACTTCATCAATGGTGCCTTACCTCGACCACCTGATGAAGATCGTGACTCTCTTGCTTGGGATCGTTGCAACACGATGATTATGTCTTGGCTGAACAATTCTGTGGAATCAGAAATTTCTCAAAGCGTGCTATGGATGGAGACAGCTTCAAGCATATGGAAAGAACTCAAAGATCGTTTTTATCATGGAGATGTTTTCAGAATCTCagagattcaagaagaaatttgcACCCTTCGGCAAGGTGATTCTTCTATATCTTCCTATTACACAAAATTGAAAATGTTGTGGCAAGAGCTAGATAATTTTCGCCCCATACCTGTTTGTGATTGTGCCTCTACATGCATAGCTATTGACAAGATGCGTAGCTACCATGATTCTGACCAAGTTattagatttttgaaaggattaaaTGATACCTATTCTGCTGTTAGATCACAAATCATGTTAATGGATCCTCTTCCCAATATTTGCAAAGTTTACTCTTTACTTGTGCAACAAGAAAGACAGTTGATCGTTCCGATTGATGAATCAAAAGTCTTAGCTTTTCCTGCTACTCAATCTCAAGGCAGAGGTCATAATCATACTAGAGGTCGTGGTTTAAGAGGTGGTAGATTCTCTAATGGTCGTGGTAGAGGAATGAGGGTATGCACTCATTGTGGTATGACTAATCATACTATTGACACATGCTTCAAAAAGCATGGTTACCCTCCCCATTGGCAGCAACAAAACCATATCAACAATGTTTCAGTTGAACAAGAACCTGAAGATGAAGCTCCACATGATCTTCCTGACGACCAAGTTAATGACACAGCATCGGGCACTTATGGATTCACACCTGCTCAGCACAAAGCTCTTTTGGCTTTGCTTCAGCAATCCTCCTCCTCTCACAGTGTGAATCATGTTGTTGCTCAACCTAACTCTAGCTCAGGTATTATCTGTACTATTCCTTCTCAGGACTTGAATGAATCATTCATTCTAGATACAGGAGCTACTGATCATGTTTGCTTTTCCAAAAGACTTTTTTCTTGCATCACACGCATTCCTGAAATCACTGTAAAGTTGCCAAATGGAACTTTAGTGTCTACTCATTATGCTGGCACCATTCAATTTGATGATAATTTTGTGCTGACCAATGTCCTCTATATGCCACACTTTACTTTTAATCTCATTTCTGTACCTAAACTCACTTCACATTTAGATTGCCAACTGCTTTTTGACAATTCTACTTGTTTCATACAGAACACTTACTCCAAGAAGAGGATTGGTATAGCTGAATTGCGAGGAGGACTGTATATTCTCACTCAGCCACT from Vicia villosa cultivar HV-30 ecotype Madison, WI linkage group LG4, Vvil1.0, whole genome shotgun sequence encodes the following:
- the LOC131600367 gene encoding uncharacterized protein LOC131600367; translation: MGNEDHCKKMVESTTLISDDELDISHNVSPDTQRSGNISLAKYFAGQKGKDLDHNRAQNSENTKRKRSCSVVMSKSDDDDINNLRRRKKKEADDSITEDGHKKEERRSKRVSIRPKYLEDYITTSNVKRS